One window from the genome of Cryptosporangium phraense encodes:
- the hisD gene encoding histidinol dehydrogenase, translating to MITYLKSVPSAPRGSSVTDPDVAATVAAILDDVRSRGDAAVAEYSAKFDGWSPASFRLSAAQIEELIGSLPRQVIDDIEFVQAQVRRFAEHQRASLTDFEVETLPGVILGQKQVPVAAVGAYVPGGRYPLTASAHMTIVTAKVAGVERVVACTPPIRGSIPAATVAAMAMAGADEIYLLGGVQAMAAMALGTETIDRVDLIAGPGNAYVAEAKRRLFGEVGIDLFAGPTEILVIADDDADPFVVAVDLLSQAEHGPDSPAVLVTTSSSVASAALAFIEKLLVDMPTRDLAGPAWRDHGQVLVVSSLEEAFTVADSFASEHVEVLTRSPREALTAMKHYGALFLGEGTCVSYGDKVIGTNHVLPTRGNSRFTGGLWVGKYLRTVTYQEVTDPASSAYLGEVCGRASRVELFEGHARSGDVRAAKYAGAPLSWSNHYVHA from the coding sequence ATGATCACCTACCTGAAGTCTGTCCCGAGCGCGCCCCGCGGCTCGTCCGTGACCGATCCCGACGTCGCCGCGACCGTCGCCGCGATCCTGGACGACGTGCGTTCCCGGGGCGATGCCGCGGTGGCGGAGTACTCGGCGAAGTTCGACGGCTGGTCGCCGGCGTCGTTCCGGCTGAGCGCGGCGCAGATCGAGGAGCTGATCGGCAGCCTGCCCCGGCAGGTGATCGACGACATCGAGTTCGTGCAGGCCCAGGTGCGCCGGTTCGCCGAGCACCAGCGCGCGTCGCTGACCGACTTCGAGGTCGAGACGCTGCCGGGCGTCATTCTCGGGCAGAAGCAGGTGCCGGTGGCGGCCGTCGGCGCGTACGTGCCGGGCGGACGCTACCCGCTGACCGCGTCGGCGCACATGACGATCGTGACCGCGAAGGTCGCCGGGGTGGAGCGGGTCGTGGCGTGCACGCCGCCGATCCGGGGTTCGATTCCGGCCGCGACGGTGGCGGCGATGGCGATGGCCGGTGCCGACGAGATCTACCTGCTCGGCGGCGTGCAGGCAATGGCCGCGATGGCGCTGGGCACCGAGACGATCGACCGGGTCGACCTGATCGCCGGGCCCGGGAACGCCTACGTCGCCGAGGCCAAGCGGCGGCTGTTCGGCGAGGTCGGCATCGACCTGTTCGCCGGTCCGACCGAGATCCTCGTGATCGCCGACGACGACGCCGACCCGTTCGTCGTCGCGGTGGACCTGCTGAGCCAGGCCGAGCACGGGCCCGATTCCCCGGCGGTGCTGGTCACGACGTCATCGTCGGTGGCTTCGGCGGCTCTTGCGTTCATCGAGAAGCTGCTCGTGGACATGCCGACCCGGGACCTGGCCGGGCCGGCCTGGCGGGACCACGGGCAGGTGCTGGTGGTCTCGTCCCTGGAGGAGGCGTTCACGGTGGCCGACTCGTTCGCGAGCGAGCACGTGGAGGTCCTCACGCGTTCGCCGCGCGAGGCTCTGACGGCTATGAAGCACTACGGGGCGCTGTTCCTCGGCGAGGGGACGTGCGTGTCCTACGGCGACAAGGTGATCGGCACCAACCACGTGCTGCCGACCCGGGGCAACTCCCGGTTCACCGGCGGGCTGTGGGTCGGCAAGTACCTGCGGACGGTGACGTACCAGGAGGTCACCGACCCGGCGTCGAGCGCGTACCTCGGCGAGGTGTGCGGGCGGGCGTCGCGGGTCGAGCTGTTCGAGGGGCACGCCCGGTCCGGCGACGTCCGGGCGGCGAAGTATGCCGGGGCGCCGCTGTCGTGGTCCAACCATTACGTCCATGCCTGA
- a CDS encoding SDR family NAD(P)-dependent oxidoreductase — MPDRLVARTALITGAGNGLGRAFATALDARGVRTVLTGRRREPLEETRALLGNARVATVDVASPESVAALADELADEEISILVNNAGVPGPVKPLTEIEPDEWDDVFAVNVRGIYLVCRAFLPPMVARGAGDVINLSSVSGKRPLANRTPYTASKMAVIGLSNTLGAEVGTAGVRVNTLSPGPVRGPRMERNYRLEAERSGVSVEEAERAFTSRATLGRMVEESEVADALVAMLTMTGLHCADIDLSAGMVGR; from the coding sequence ATGCCTGATCGGCTGGTCGCGCGGACCGCGCTGATCACCGGGGCGGGCAACGGGCTGGGCCGGGCGTTCGCCACGGCGCTGGACGCCCGAGGCGTCCGAACGGTGCTGACCGGGCGTCGGCGCGAGCCGCTCGAGGAGACCCGGGCGCTGCTCGGCAACGCCCGGGTGGCGACGGTCGACGTGGCCTCGCCGGAGTCGGTGGCCGCGCTGGCCGACGAGCTGGCCGACGAGGAGATCTCGATCCTGGTCAACAACGCCGGCGTGCCCGGCCCGGTGAAGCCGCTGACCGAGATCGAACCGGACGAGTGGGACGACGTCTTCGCGGTGAACGTCCGCGGGATCTACCTGGTGTGCCGGGCCTTCCTGCCGCCGATGGTGGCGCGCGGGGCCGGCGACGTCATCAACCTGTCGTCGGTCAGCGGGAAGCGTCCGCTGGCCAACCGGACGCCGTACACCGCGTCGAAAATGGCAGTGATCGGGTTGTCGAATACGCTCGGGGCCGAGGTCGGGACGGCCGGGGTGCGGGTCAACACGCTGTCGCCGGGGCCGGTGCGGGGGCCGCGGATGGAGCGGAACTACCGGCTGGAGGCGGAGCGCAGCGGGGTGAGCGTCGAGGAGGCCGAGCGGGCGTTCACGTCACGGGCGACGCTGGGGCGGATGGTGGAGGAGTCGGAGGTGGCCGATGCGCTGGTCGCGATGCTGACGATGACCGGCCTGCACTGCGCCGACATCGACCTGTCGGCCGGCATGGTGGGCCGGTGA
- a CDS encoding alpha/beta fold hydrolase yields the protein MTQEPPFERRRRPELVLLPGMLGDADAWDPVAERLMDVATIRVGRIDLDETIADAAAGALADAPPEFALAGHSLGAIVALEMVRQEPHRIKRLALLNSSGRAPTDAQREAWRGWDERVAAGEFDAVAGELAEATLPAGRRDLVPVNVRMASSVGPAGFRRELAVQQSRTDARPGLATIAVPTLVIRGDLDEVSPAALQQELADGIPGARLHVLPGVGHLSPLEAPDAVASLLRQWLHG from the coding sequence GTGACTCAGGAGCCGCCGTTCGAGCGGCGGCGCCGTCCCGAGCTGGTGCTGCTGCCGGGGATGCTCGGGGACGCCGACGCCTGGGATCCGGTGGCCGAGCGCCTGATGGACGTCGCCACGATCCGGGTCGGGCGCATCGACCTCGACGAGACGATCGCCGACGCGGCCGCCGGGGCGCTGGCCGACGCGCCCCCGGAGTTCGCGCTGGCCGGGCACTCGCTCGGCGCGATCGTCGCGCTGGAGATGGTGCGTCAGGAGCCGCACCGGATCAAGCGCCTCGCGCTGCTCAACAGCAGCGGACGCGCCCCGACCGACGCCCAGCGGGAGGCCTGGCGCGGCTGGGACGAGCGGGTCGCGGCCGGGGAGTTCGACGCGGTCGCCGGCGAGCTGGCCGAGGCGACGCTCCCGGCCGGCCGCCGCGATCTCGTCCCGGTGAACGTGCGGATGGCGTCCTCGGTCGGCCCGGCCGGGTTCCGCCGCGAGCTGGCCGTGCAGCAGTCCCGCACCGACGCGCGTCCCGGTCTCGCCACGATCGCGGTGCCCACGCTGGTGATCCGCGGCGACCTGGACGAGGTGAGCCCGGCTGCGCTGCAGCAGGAGCTGGCCGACGGGATCCCGGGCGCCCGGCTGCACGTGCTGCCCGGTGTCGGCCACCTGTCGCCGCTGGAAGCCCCGGACGCCGTGGCGTCGCTACTCCGGCAGTGGCTGCACGGCTGA
- a CDS encoding LacI family DNA-binding transcriptional regulator translates to MPARKITSFDVAARAGVSQATVSRALRRDPSIGAETVRRVLEAAQALDYVPSARARALSTGSTQRIAMVVDLDNPLWSLLVGRLHDELAGRGYRLTLLAGHGDPDDVEEHLLGGGVDGVIVSTARLGSSLPATLRRRGVPAVLLHRYVEGSDLDASVADNRAGGAAAAQILLDAGHRRIGALLGPDDTSTGRERAAGFRSRLAEAGVDLPDTRVREGAFDQAHGAESLAAVLRGRHRPTALFCANDIIAIGALNAASAAGLRVPDDLALVGFDDLESSAWPIVSLTTIHVPFGDMLRSAVTLLLERIGGFAGGGRRVIHPVTPVLRSTHCAPAPPSPGSAAPPSPGSAAPAAGGSAVQPLPE, encoded by the coding sequence GTGCCCGCTCGCAAGATCACCAGCTTCGACGTCGCCGCGCGAGCCGGCGTCTCGCAGGCGACGGTCTCGCGGGCGCTCCGGCGGGACCCGAGCATCGGCGCGGAGACCGTCCGCCGGGTCCTGGAGGCCGCGCAGGCGCTCGACTACGTGCCCAGCGCCCGGGCCCGCGCGCTCTCGACCGGCAGCACCCAGCGCATCGCGATGGTCGTCGACCTCGACAACCCGCTGTGGTCGCTGCTGGTCGGCCGGCTCCACGACGAGCTCGCCGGTCGCGGCTACCGGCTCACGCTGCTGGCCGGCCACGGCGATCCCGACGACGTCGAGGAACACCTGCTCGGCGGCGGCGTCGACGGGGTGATCGTCAGCACGGCCCGGCTCGGCTCGTCCCTCCCGGCCACGCTCCGCCGGCGCGGGGTGCCCGCCGTGCTGCTCCACCGCTACGTCGAAGGCTCCGATCTGGACGCCTCGGTGGCCGACAACCGGGCCGGCGGAGCGGCCGCCGCGCAGATCCTCCTGGACGCCGGTCACCGCCGGATCGGCGCACTGCTCGGCCCGGACGACACCAGCACCGGCCGGGAACGGGCGGCCGGATTCCGTTCCCGGCTCGCCGAGGCCGGCGTCGACCTGCCCGACACCCGGGTCCGGGAGGGGGCGTTCGACCAGGCCCACGGGGCCGAGTCGCTGGCCGCGGTGCTGCGCGGACGCCACCGGCCCACCGCGCTGTTCTGCGCGAACGACATCATCGCGATCGGCGCGCTGAACGCGGCCTCCGCGGCCGGGCTGCGCGTGCCCGACGACCTGGCGCTGGTCGGGTTCGACGACCTGGAGAGCTCGGCCTGGCCGATCGTGTCGCTGACCACGATCCACGTGCCGTTCGGCGACATGCTCCGCTCCGCGGTGACGCTGCTGCTGGAGCGGATCGGGGGCTTCGCCGGCGGCGGCCGCCGGGTGATCCACCCGGTCACGCCGGTCCTGCGATCCACGCACTGCGCCCCCGCGCCGCCATCGCCCGGCTCCGCCGCGCCGCCATCGCCCGGCTCCGCCGCGCCGGCCGCGGGCGGCTCAGCCGTGCAGCCACTGCCGGAGTAG
- a CDS encoding HpcH/HpaI aldolase family protein, whose amino-acid sequence MSGGGTAVNAWLSSDSPYIAEALSHAGFHSVTVDLQHGMFGVDGAIALLQAISAGPAEPFARCPDHDPAVIGKLLDAGAYGIICPGIDTPAQAEAFVSACRYPPTGRRSFGPARALLYGGPDYTDEADRTVMAWAMIESAPALEAVDAIAATPGLDGLFVGPNDLALALGQRAGQVPPPTEVEQAWVTILEAAHRAGIYAGTFCANGEIAARLAALGYDFVTPGNDLALLRAGARLALRAAQAAPDGSGY is encoded by the coding sequence ATGAGCGGCGGCGGGACCGCGGTGAACGCCTGGCTGTCGAGCGACAGCCCGTACATCGCCGAGGCACTCTCCCACGCCGGGTTCCACTCGGTGACCGTCGACCTCCAGCACGGCATGTTCGGGGTCGACGGCGCGATCGCGCTGCTCCAGGCGATCAGCGCCGGTCCGGCCGAGCCGTTCGCGCGCTGCCCCGACCACGACCCGGCGGTCATCGGGAAACTGCTAGACGCGGGCGCCTACGGGATCATCTGCCCCGGCATCGACACCCCGGCGCAGGCCGAGGCGTTCGTCTCGGCCTGCCGCTACCCGCCCACCGGCCGGCGCAGCTTCGGCCCGGCCCGGGCCCTCCTGTACGGCGGTCCCGACTACACCGACGAGGCCGACCGCACCGTGATGGCCTGGGCGATGATCGAGTCGGCCCCGGCCCTGGAAGCGGTCGACGCGATCGCGGCCACCCCCGGCCTCGACGGGCTGTTCGTCGGCCCGAACGACCTGGCGCTCGCGCTCGGCCAGCGGGCCGGCCAGGTGCCGCCGCCGACCGAGGTGGAACAGGCCTGGGTGACGATCCTCGAGGCGGCCCACCGGGCCGGGATCTACGCCGGCACGTTCTGCGCCAACGGCGAGATCGCGGCGCGCCTGGCGGCGCTCGGCTACGACTTCGTCACGCCCGGGAACGACCTCGCGCTGCTGCGGGCCGGCGCCCGTCTGGCCCTCCGGGCCGCCCAGGCCGCCCCCGACGGTTCCGGCTACTGA